The nucleotide window ACACTTTGGTGAGAAAACACTATTTCCGGTTAAACTTGAAAGATGGGGTCGGAAGGAAGTTTAATTCCGCTGAGGAGTTAATGCTAGGTGTAATAGCTGCCTCAGTATCTCAATTATTTGTTAATCCTTTTAATCTAATTGCAACACAGCAGCAGACGAGGAATGGTAAGGAAAGCACGTTAGGTGTGTTAGATGTTGTGAAAGAAATTTATCACGAAAGTGAATCTATCACAGGGTTCTGGAAGGGATTAAAGGTATCACTATTATTGACAATAAACCCTTCTATTACCTTTGCGACCTATGAAAAGCTCAAGGATGTTTTGTTCCCGAATGAAGCCCACAATACAGGAAAAGAACTAGTTGATTCTAACTCAGCGCTCAGCCCTGCACAGAACTTCGTTCTTGGTTTGCTTTCCAAAGTGGTATCTACTGTTGTGACGCAGCCTTTGATAGTAGCCAAGGCTTCATTGCAAAGATCAGGATCGCCATTTAAGGGTATCCAGGAGGTTTTCAGATACTTGTATAACCATGAAGGACTGTTGGCATTCTGGAAGGGATTGGGATTGCAAGTTCTGAAAGGCATGCTTGTGCAAGGCTTGATATTCATGTTTAAAGGGGAATTAACAAAGCTATTACGGTTAACATTGCGGTATATTAAGGCTTTGCAAACCAATAAGGGCTTACGGTCTCCACTCGTAACGCTAATATATCGCTGACGTAatgtttcttttttcttgggaactttttttaaaatattcaaatttttttaaaatataGACTTAAAAAGCCCATCTCTTTACATCTACAGAATATATACGAGTTATAGCCCCAAATAAGATGTCTCGTATTATAGTTAAGGGTCTACCGAAATATCTTACTGAAGATCGTTTGAGAAATCATTTTGAGAAACGTTTAAATCAAATACATCCTAGTGCAGATGGACTTCTCACGGATATTAAGATTATAAAAGATAGGCATGGCGATTCTAGAGGATTTGCATTTCTGGGTTACCGCTCTGAATCCGATGCTTTTGATGCCGTAAACTACTTTGATGGATCATATATTGACACCTCCAAGATTGAGGCATCGATGGCGAAGAGTTTTGCTGATCCAAGGGTACCAGTTCCTATGAGGGAGAAACGCAGAGAAGCATTAAAGCGACTAAGAGAGAAGGAAGAAGAGCTTTTAAGTCAAGGAAATAAAAAACGGAATATTAAACCAGAGGCTACAAGACGGAACATTAATGCAGATATTGCAAAAAACAAACAACTACAAGAGTTCATTGAAACCATGAAACCATCAAGCAAGGTTGCTTCATGGGAAACTGTTGGGAAAAGTAGTGGACAAGCTaaagaaaatgaagatTCTACTTCAAACCCACTTTTAAAATTATTGAGTGGTGCTGTGGAGGGTGAAGAGGAAGGCGGAGACACGTTTAAGATACCTGAAAACCACAGTGACGATGAATATACTGATTTAAATAAACATAAAAGTACAGAAGGAGAGGAGAATATGATGTCTTTGGAAGATTTTGATGCACAGAAGAAACCGAAAACAGATGAAGAAAGTACTTTGGCTCAGGATGAGACGGTCTCAGACCTGGATTGGTTAAAGAACCGCCGGATTAGAATTAGAGAAGGTGAAGATCAAGAAGCTAAACCTTCTGCTTTAAAAGAAGATGTTCCAATTGAACAAAAGCAAGATACAGTTGTTATTCAGGAATCAGAAGTTTCTCACGAGGAAGAGAATCTTGCCAAAATTAAGAAAACTGGCCGTTTATTTTTGAGAAATATCTTATATTCTGCCACTGAAGACGACTTCAGGAAGCTTTTCGAGCCATACGGTGAACTAGAGGAGGTACACATAGCGCTTGATACAAGGACGGGTAAGTGTAAGGGCTTCGCATACGTACTATTTAAAAACCCAGATCATGCTGCGAACGCATATGTTGAGTTAGACAAACAAATTTTCCAAGGAAGACTGCTTCATATTCTGCCTGCAGATGAAAAGAAGTCACATAGGTTAGATGAATTTGATCTAAAGAACTTACCATTAAAAAAGCAAAGGGAACTGAAGCGTAAAGCGTCCGCAACTAGACAAATATTTACGTGGAATTCTCTCTTTATGAACCAAAATGCGGTCTTAAGCAGCGTTGCTGCGAAATTAGGAATAGAGAAATCTCAACTTATTGACCCAGAAAATTCCAGTTCCGCAGTAAAGCAAGCCTTAGCAGAAGCCCATGTGATTGGTGACGTGAGGAAATATTTTGAATCAAGGGGAGTTGATTTAGCCAAGTTTGGTGACTTCAAAAAAGCTTCGGAACGTGATGATAGTATTTTACTGCTGAAGAATTTCCCATTTGGCACGACACGTGAAGAGCTAGCTGAACTATGCTTATCTTTTGGTAAGCTTCAGAGGATTTTAATGCCTCCAAGTGGTACCATTGCAATCGTTCAATTTAGGGACGTGACTTCTGCCAGGGCCGCATTTGCAAAGCTATCCTTTAAGAGATTTAAAGAGGGTATTCTTTACGTGGAAAAAGGGCCTAAAGGTTGCTTTACGCGTGAAGCGCAAGGTGACGAACTAGCGGCGGATGACAGCCAGAGCGAGGCAGAAGTCAAAGAGTTAAGAACTACAGTTGATGATATCAAATCAAGCAAAGAACAATCAGAAGTAGTAGATGAGGATTCCACTGTTGTCGATGGCCCAACTGTTTCTATATTTGTTAAGAACTTGAACTTCTCTACCACATCTGCACAATTATCTGACAAGTTTAGTCCTTTCTCAGGTTTTGTTGTTGCTCAGGTAAAAACGAAGCCCGATCATAAGCACCCTGGTAAAACTTTATCCATGGGATTTGGGTTTGTTGAATATAGAACTAAAGAGCAAGCACTAGCTGTTATATCTGCTATGGATGGTACTGTTATGGATGGCCATAGGATACAGTTAAAACTTTCACAAAAGAAAAGCGGGAATACATCCGAGAAAACTCCTAAGAAAAACACAGGAAAGATCATCGTCAAGAATCTGTCATTCGAGGCTACCAGGAAGGATGTCTTTGAGTTGTTCAGCTCATTTGGACAGCTTAAATCTGTCAGAGTTCCTAAAAAGTTCGATAAATCTGCTAGAGGTTTCGCATTTATTGAATTTTTGTTGCCAAAAGAAGCGGAAAATGCGATGGATCAACTTCAAGGCGTTCATTTATTGGGACGGAGATTGGTAATGCAGTATGCTGAACAAGAATCAGATGATGTTGATGAGCAAATTGAGAAAATGACTAATAAGATGAAGAAGCAACGCGCAACGGCTGAACTAGGTGCCATGATAAATGCAGGTAAAAGAAAGTTGAATCTTGAAGAAAATGACGAGAATGACGGACTAAATGGTTTTTGATCTTTAGTTTAATGCATAACTTTAATAAAACAACATATATATCAttgtaatatatatttagCATTTGAATGGCatttcattattaaataGTAAAATCAAATGTTTTATAACCGATTTGAAATTTCTCTACCTCAGCTTCCTCATCTTCCTTCCGCTGTTCACAGATTTTGGAATTCCATAATACTCTCCTTGGTAACTTTAAAAGAAAAGCGAGCACCCTCCTACCAAATTGAAGATCTAAACGCTCATCCGCTTCGAAGGTTGCAATATATATTTTAGGATCTGTTTTAGGAGTCTCATAAACAGTGAATTGTAGATAATTTGTGGCAGGGTCATTCAGTAGTACCAAATATTCTGCATTTTTGATTCCAGTGTATTCTTGAAACTCAAACTTTGCATTGGAGGTAAACCTTTCATTATTTAAGTGAACCTGTCTGTTTAAAGCGTTAACGAAGTTTGCGATAAAGTATTTTGGCACAGGGATAACCTGTTTATGATAGTGAATTGAATTACTTGAGTTTATTTCGAAGACAACAGTGCACATATCGTAATTCTTATAATTCATATTCACAATGCTTTCTTCAAACTTGCTCATATCCAACGCTAGAGGAGTATTAAGTATGTCATCTGATTTTGAATTGGAATGGTTTAATTTTGGAATGTGCTCTATTGGAATAATTAAGCAATGACCGGAAAATTCCATCTCATCTCTTGGAATTGATAATGGACCTTTTGCAATAGTCAGGTATGATAATTTGCTTACGGATATCACCATATGATCAGCAACGTTAGGGTTGCTTAAACAGAAATGACATGAGCTTGGCAAAAGAACTTTTGGCTTCTTCGTGGAGGAAGATTGTGGAGACTCTAAAGAGCGTTTCGCTCTCAGAAAAGGATTATCAATTATATTTTCAGGTATAATAACTTTTTCATCAGTATCGAAAGTAATATTAAATGCATAAGCCCATTTTTCACCGGTTCCGTAAATGCCCAAATTAATGAACCTTGTTATAATAGGATCTTCACTGTCATACCATTTAAAAGGCTCTAGTTCAAAAAAGTTTTCACCGAGTGCTGAAAAGTGGTAAAAAGGTTTTGTTGTCGTAACAATTTCATCTATAAATTCTCTTCCTAATGAAGATTTCCCCAATCTGATGACTGAAGGCCAGTAGTGGGTCAGTAAAATGTGTACACCAGAAGCCTTAGAAAATACGGTCATAATTTCATCCTTTAAATTAGCAACCCCATCATCATTAATAGTTAAGTATCCTATTTTTAATCCACAAGAGATTTGGTAGACGCCGTAGTTATTCAACAGTTTTATGTTTTCACATATTTCATGGGAGCCAGACTTATCACTTAAATTAGAACCGCCATTCGTAACAAAGGTTGGTCCGGTTACAGGCTCCTTAGGATCAAAAAGCAAGCTTTTTAAAGCTGATCCCAAAATAATCGAACAATCAAAAGGGCCAGATTTGGCATTTAGTTTAGCAGATTTCAGTAATATTTCTTGTAACGACTCACTATTTGCACCAAGAACAAGTCTGAAAATTTAAGTTAGTAAAAGGTTTCATCATAATCTATAGCACAATAAATAAGTGCTGGTAGCATAATGTAATTAACATACATTTTCGCTTTCGTCATTCGTGTGGTCCTTAATTTCACGCTATTTTACGATGCCTTCAAAAAGCATGTAATAAGAGCTGTTCACATTTATTTTTTCTACATAGTTAATTCTATACCTCGAGTACACATGCTTTCAGTACATAATAATTTAATCCAGATTTGAATCTTGTATATGATGAAAGACTTTGAACAATTCTTATTGCTGTATCTAAAATAGTTACTACTAGGGTAATATATGGGCCTAATATGGGACCAATTTTGTACACTATAGATATTAACGCACTAAGCAGCCGTTGAATATGGACGCTAATAAAATGTCGCAAAAGGGTCTGCATGCTCAGATCCATTGTACAACACACCACTAGAGCCAGTCTTACCTTTTCTATGCCTAAATGTGAAACCAACCAACGCCGCTCCGCTTGCAGAATCGGTTACCATGGCATGGAGTTTATCCTGTCTTTTGAAAACATCAGCGTATTTTGCCATATCTGCGTCATTAGTAAAATCATCAAAATAACCAGCATCCGTATCACTATCCAATTGGGGAATAAAAGGGGGGTTTAAGGTCCTCAAAGTGTTGAAATCTATTTCCGCAAAGTATCTCATCTTTTTAACATGTTCAAACGACCGCAACCTATTGATAGGATCAGCTATCAATCTAGTTATCAACTCCCATGTTCTGTCTGAAAAGGCAGCTCTTCCATTTTCACAAGTTGGTCTTCTCAAAACTTGTTTCCAACGTCTTAAGTTTTCGTATGTCTCATTACTTGAACTGCCGCTAAATGGGGTATAACCGACTAAACTTTCGAAAAGAATGCAACCTAGTGACCAATAGTCGACTGTGAAATCGTAATTCTTCGCTTCTAAAACTTCCAATGCCATGTAATCTGGTGATCCAACAGTAGAAGATGCATAATTCAGCTCTTTTTCTCTGACCTTATTGTACATCTTTCTTCTATAATCCATAGATGTTTCTTTGAATTCTGGGAATTCCAAATTTTTAACTTCCTCTAGTCTAATTCGCATACTTTCAATCCTTTCCATAGAAACTGTACCTGTAGCCAAGCCAAAATCAGTTAACTTTATGTGCCCCTTAGAATCGATCAAGAAATTTTCCGGCTTCAAATCTCTATGCGTATAACCTAACTTATGCAACGCGTCAACTGCACAAAACATTTCACTAATGTAAAATCTGGCATGAGGTGCTTGTAGGAATCTAGTATTGATTAATAGCGTCCTATAGTCACCACCCGGTACAAATTCCATGGCTAGATAAAGGCTTTGTGCGTCTTGGAAGGCATACAACAACTTAACCAACCACTCAGAACGAGTCGTAGTTAAGATGTCTCTCTCTGTCAAAACATGGTCTGTGCCATTCAATTTTGCAAGCAAGTTTTTATTTAATATCTTCAAAGCACAAATTTCCTTTGTGTCCTTCTTTCTTGCTAGATATACCTGACCATAACCACCTTGTCCTACTTGTGTGATGATCTCAAAATCTTTATTCTTAGGCTTCATTCGTCTTTTTCTTAAAATAGCAGTTTCCCTAGCCAAATAACTCTGCCATTCATCTGCGATTTCTTTAGATGTATGACATCCTTGGCCACGTTGTTGCTCAAGGTAATGCATAACTTGACGCGTACGTTCTCTCCTACTAATCACGTAATCAAACATATCGCAATAGTAGTCCAAAAAGAACATTTGGCAAACGCTCACAAGTCGTTTAGTTTTAATTGAGGAGGCTCTCTTATGAAAGTCAAGTGGCAACTTTTTCGGAGACCGAGTTAGATCAATATCGTCCTTTGAACGCTCATCTACTTCCATCAAAGAGTAATCATCCGCATTACGTGCTGATGTGTAGTACGCAGCTCCCGCCTGCTTTCCAGTAGGAGATTTTTGATTAGGCTTTCTTTGTAAATATCTAGAAGGAGTATGTGGTAATTCAGCGACACCCTGATTTTTGCTATCGATTTCAGCATCAAAACTCAGTTGGCCTAAGTCCTGAGTAAGCGCATCGACGTCTCTATTAGTGTTCTTAGAAGAATACATCATTTGTTTTAATTAGCCTTTTATGCCTATCAAGCAATATTCGTGATCTTCTATTTGTTTTATCCaattaaaaaaaatccCCTTCAACCTTGTAATAAGTTTTCAACCAAAAATCAAAGAAGTTAGCGCAAGCGTATGTTAGTGGTAGTACCTCGATTATAATCAACTTACTCCCTTACTATTCAACCTTCTTCAAGTTAGTAACTTAACGTTTATGTGTTCGAGCAATAAGAATGTAGATTTCAAGATATATTTTCCACGATATTGATTTTGTTTTATCACTTCCCAATTGGGCATAGTAAGTAACGAAAAACTACGAAAGTTGCACCGGCAACGGGGATAGGTACCTGAAATACCCTTAATCACTCTAAGGCATCTGTATGTAAACTTTTACACATATATAAGTTCTATATTCTATTACAAGTGTGATTTAATGTCATGTTATTGCATGATTTAACTGGGATACAGCTATGCGATGTAGTCATTAGTCCTCTATTTTAGATGACGAAAGTACCAATTGCTGTCAGTTAAAGCATTTTTCACATCCTTGGGTGAATTGACGTCGCTGTTGTTTTTATTAGGGGCTTCTCTAGACTGCTGGCCTAGATTAGGCCCTGCATATAGATCCCAAAACACGCCAGTATCCTGCCGGGCTTTTTCTACCCTCTGTTTCATTTGCTTTCTCACCTTTGCGGTGTTTCCAGAGGAAACGGCCGAAGTTACAACAGTTCCTATTGCCATACCCAAGCCAATCTCTTCGCCAAAAGCGTCCAACTTGACCTGTTCTTTAGCACCAAATTCGACACGGTTCTGCAACTGCCGAAGATGAGAAAGTTGGAACTTTTCTTTGTACTTCCTGAATCTGCGTCCTGCGCGCTTCTTCTTTACATTCTCTTGTGGTACAGGTAAAGGTTTTATTTTTGAGGTATTTGGGGGATCTTGGAGCTTCAGAAGCTTTTCCAGGATCTCTTCTTGCCACTTACGCCCAAGGCTGTCATCGCCCACTTCGCCTCTTTGACTATAGTCAACCCGAGCTGCTAATGATACCTTAGCGCATAACATGCGAACGGCTTGCTTTTGAAAGGAAAGAACCTGATCTTGTACCAATGGGGAGCTGAAGATGTGGCCTTGTTGGCGAACTCGAGATGCGTCAACCTGTTGAAGGTGCGAAAGGTATTTGGGTTTCCCAATAGACGCCAGATTGCAACTAGGTACTTCACTTAAGCCTTTAATTCCGCCTGTACTCGCTAACAGCTTTGCTGCTATATGTTCACCAACCAGCGCGCATACATTTGGAGCGACATTACGTATCTGTTTAGATATGAATGACACAATATCTTCATGCAATTTGTCCAAAATAAGATGTTTATCAATAATACCATATGTATAACTAATATCAATTTTTTGATCCGCCCGGAACCCTGTTTTCATAGCCATTGAAACAAGCAAACATTGTTCTTTCGATAAAATCAAATCAAGGTTTGGAGCCTTCGGATTTTTTTCTAGCTCCTGCAGTACACGAATATACTGATTTCTATCGGAGATAATGGTAGATAGCTCTGAAAACTTGTCCGCATAAGTAAATGTAATGTTGTTGTATATCACTTGTGCCTCTTTAAGAATTACTGGCTGTAACTGATTAAGAAGATCAAGGTCCGCAAACCCATTCTTATCCATCCATATCCGGAACTCTGGTTCAATAGCTAATAGCTTATCGACCAGAGGCTCCTCATCTAAAGCAGGATGATTTGATTTTTCTATTATCTGCAGTAATTTAGTTCTGGTATCTCCATGGTCATCTATCTTCCCTGGCGCTGTATTGTTTTCAACAATATCATCCTCACTTTCACTAAGATCTTGCAACAAATCTGATGTCAAACTCATAGGTCATGCGCTTAAAAATGTTAGTAGAATGTTAACCGCCACACATAACTAAGTACTGCTTAATGCAATTTTTCACAGAATCAAAACTCACTTTAAACGAAGTATTACTCAGGTCAAAAAATTTTCGGTACTACGCAATGCGATGCGATGAGATGACCTTAAAGTCCTTCTAAAATATAGGAAAAATCGATCAACTGTAATTTAATTCTCACTCTTATATTTTTATTGCTAACCTATCCAAATAAAAGATGTCTAATATAGTTGGGATTGAATATAACCGTGTCACTaatactactactactGAATTCCCAGGTTTTTCCAGAGACCAAAGTTTTGCATGGGATATCGAGGAATTCAAAAAAAATGCTGATATCAGGATCTCTCATTTAGATGAAAGAGAAGCAAACTTTGATTTGATCCATTTTGATACATCCATTGCCAATGCTTTCCGTCGTATTATGATTTCTGAGGTCCCTTCCGTTGCTCCAGaatatgtatatattttCAACAATACCTCCGTTATTCAAGATGAGGTCTTGTCTCATAGAATTGGTCTTGTACCTTTGAAGGTAGATCCTGATATGCTAACCTGGGTTGATAAATCGCTTCCAGAAGCTGAAAGATTTACAGATGAAAATACAATTGTCATGTCTTTAAATGTAAAATGTACACACAACCCAGATGCACCAAAAGATAGCACAGATCCAACGAAGCTATACAGAAACGCACATATATACGCCAGAGATTTGAAGTTTGAACCACAGGGAAAGCAGTTGGAAACGTTTGCTAAATGTCCTGTGGTACCAGCAGATCCTAACATCCTCTTGGCTAAGTTAAGACCTGGTCAGGAAATATCTTTGCGAATCCATTGTATTTTGGGTATTGGCGGTGATCATGCGAAATTCTCTCCCGTTTGCACAGCATCTTACAGATTGATGCCTCATATCAACATTTTAGAACCAATTACTGGTGATGATGCTAAAAAGTTCGTACAATGCTTCCCAAAAGGTGTTGCAGATATCAATGAAAATGGCGAAGCCTATATTAAGGATGCTAGGAAGGATACAGTTTCAAGAGAAGTATTGAGACACCCTGAATTTGAAAACAAAGTCAAACTAGGCAGAGTTAGAGATcatttcatcttcaacGTTGAAAGTGCAGGTGCTATGACACCAGAGGAAATCTTTTTCAAGAGTGTCAGAATTCTTAAAAATAAAGCTCAATACTTAAAAAACTGCCCTATTGCTCAGTAAAAGCTGAATGGCATCTGCATCTTTGTTTAGTGGAAGTTTTGTATGTACATTATATAGAGGTAATAGTGTCTCCGAATTCAATAGAAGACATGAGGAATTTTATGCATTAAATATTCAGACTAAGAAGGATGGCGAGACATTCCTTCTATCGGTCTGTTGGGAACTGTCCTGGTTGTGCACAAATTTAAGTGCTTCTCCCGGATTTAAGGTTATTATATTGATGTTTCCGTTTTCGTAGCTATCATTATCCATTAATAGGTGCTCGTCCTCTTCTGATAGCTGACTCTTCCTGAGAGGTGAAAAATGAACACAGGTCAAAACATATAAGGTAAACTGCGCTGCGAATATCATAAACTGGTAAACAATCGCCATTATGTTACCAGTGATATTAGATGTTGGAATGGACTCCCCAATGAACTGAAAAAACCAAGTTCCTCTCCACTCGCCCtgaattaaaaaattatCGTTGTTATAAGGCGAAGGCGTGTTCAGCAAAGCAGGATACCCATCATACTTGAAATTCTCAATCTTGCTTTCGTAGTCGGTAGGGAATAATATCCAAACTATAACTATAAGCCAATTCAACGTAAAAACACCATGAAACAGGGCCCGCTGCATGTTTACAATAACGTCTATAGCCATGCCTGCTGCCCGAGCTGTTCGCTGTTGTTCATCATTGTTTGCATCACTGTTTGACCCAGTACCAGATCTTCCATCCTCTAGGGATGATCCCGGTACACTATGCACATTTCCGGTAAACAATAACTGCCTCACCACCTCATCATGATCCGGAAATGGATTAGCCAAAACTGACTGGAAGAAACACcttaataaaaatattattatattcCCCCCGTATTTCAAATACGATAATACGATGATAGTATAACCAAGAAGCCATAAATGTTCGGTTAATTTTTCTCTAAATTGTCGAAGTTTAGACTTTTGTATACCTTTATATGTCGAAAGCTCCATGTTATAACTGAACTTCCTGCTAACCTCTTCCAAAGTTAGTTTTCGGTCTACAGTCTCCAGAATGTGAACAATCTTCTGGTTAAATTATGAATGTAACACTCCGATAAGTCAGGCATCTTTAATGACGATAAACACGTAAAGAGTGATTTTTGATAATAAGGCTAAAGTTAACGTTTAGTTACTAGTACAAAGGATCCGTTATAGATAAACACCTTGCGGTGTTGGCTAATAAAAACATCTTATATGATTATAAACTGTCCATTTATGGTTTGATTATTAGTTATTAGATGCAACATCTTGATTAGTTTCAAAGCTTAGGACCAATTCCTTACCGAATGCAGCAATTTCATGGAAAATTGCATCTTTGTTAAGCTCGACCATCTCTTTGTCAATAGGTTTAACGTTGCAATCCATATTGACCTTGAATTTCAGTGGTTTCTTCAACCATGGCTTTATTAAACCAGTAATGACATTAACATCGCCGTTTGGACCTCCACTAACACCAATATATCTGTGACTGGAAAATATAATGCTGTTCTTATATTTCATGTTCAGGTATTTAACCAACTGATAGGTTGAGTCCATTTTCTCGCTTAAAAGCGTTAAATCTTTAGGGAACTCGTTTATTTGTTCATCTAGATTCCGGAATCCATCCAATGACTGAACACCACTGGATAATTTTAGTGATTTAGGACTCTTCAATGTAAAGACGAAATCATAATCCCTTAATGCAGGGGTGAAGAGTAGATCTATTGTTTGGCTGTTCAAACCATGTAGCTGAGTAAGGTTGACTGCTACTTTTGCGAGCGCTGTCAATCTAGTTGCAATAGGCAAAGGAATAGCACTCGAATATAAGATCCCTCTGGGATCATTCTTTGAGGCAACAAAGAATTGCAGATTTAAGCCTTGAGGATCATTTTTCCTTAGTAGCGAGAAGTTATTCTGTATTGCTTTGTACTGTTGTAAAGTAAGCTTTTCGGACAATTTCTTTAAGGTGTTTGCATCGAGATCGGATGAACCTGACCCATTCTCCGTTAGATCGTTAAACTCTTCTGGTTTTACTAAATCTAAAATCAATGGATCTTCTCTCCAGTTCCATTCACTCAGGAATCTCAATATCTTGAGGAACCCGTTTTCGACAGAGCCAGGAATGCAAAATGGTGCAGCATCAACGAAAGGTTTAATTGCAATCAGCTCAATGAACTCCTCAGATAGATGACCAATTAATAAATGGGAGTCCAGCCACCTTTTGAACAAACGTACTACTGGAGAGTAGAAAGGCAAACTATGAGAGATGACCTCTATGGTCCTCGTGTGTCTAATAGAAGCCTGATATTTGGCAGTAAACGTCAAGAAAGCTTCCTCCAACGCGGGTTTTAGTTCACTTCTCGCAGTGTTAATGGCCCTTAGATACATAACCTCATCACGCTCTGTTAAAACTCTAAACTTAAAGCCATAACCTTCAGGAGTGAGGATGTTCAAAGTAACAATATCAAGGTTATATGGAATAGACTCATCACGACTAAAATAAAATTTATATTGTTCACCGTGTGTGGCGGATAACTGATCTTGaatttttaataaaaatgCAGTTTTTGCCTTCTCCAGGGCAGAAAGCTCATCAGGCCACTTTGTAGAACTTTCAAATTCTATGATCACTTCTTGTAAGAAATCTGGGTTTGAATATGCAAATGGAACTGGCTGGCACAAAGTTGTGTATCTAAATGCAGAGCCAACCGGTAAAATTGACTTAATATTAAGCGGCAATTTCAATTTGAACAAATGAGCGTATAGTGCATCAAAGGACTTTTTTACATTATAGAAGCTTGACATGTTTAGCACGGATAACTTTGATGCGCCAGGAACATTTGGTAAAGGTAGGAGGTCATGGAACTTCTTTGTTACTTTGTCAGAAAGCTCAGCATCTTCAGATAAATGCCTTTTGTAGGCGAATTCTAAAATAGAAGTAATCACTGGTTCACTTGAAGACGTTGACCACACACAGCAGTGCATAATTGAACCATTTTTGAACCTACGTAAGGATGCTTTTCTACCCCAGAAGTTTTTAAATTCAATAGCCTCGGATGATTCCTCCT belongs to Eremothecium sinecaudum strain ATCC 58844 chromosome IV, complete sequence and includes:
- a CDS encoding serine/threonine-protein kinase (Syntenic homolog of Ashbya gossypii ADR033W; Syntenic homolog of Saccharomyces cerevisiae YGR092W (DBF2) and YPR111W (DBF20)) — translated: MMYSSKNTNRDVDALTQDLGQLSFDAEIDSKNQGVAELPHTPSRYLQRKPNQKSPTGKQAGAAYYTSARNADDYSLMEVDERSKDDIDLTRSPKKLPLDFHKRASSIKTKRLVSVCQMFFLDYYCDMFDYVISRRERTRQVMHYLEQQRGQGCHTSKEIADEWQSYLARETAILRKRRMKPKNKDFEIITQVGQGGYGQVYLARKKDTKEICALKILNKNLLAKLNGTDHVLTERDILTTTRSEWLVKLLYAFQDAQSLYLAMEFVPGGDYRTLLINTRFLQAPHARFYISEMFCAVDALHKLGYTHRDLKPENFLIDSKGHIKLTDFGLATGTVSMERIESMRIRLEEVKNLEFPEFKETSMDYRRKMYNKVREKELNYASSTVGSPDYMALEVLEAKNYDFTVDYWSLGCILFESLVGYTPFSGSSSNETYENLRRWKQVLRRPTCENGRAAFSDRTWELITRLIADPINRLRSFEHVKKMRYFAEIDFNTLRTLNPPFIPQLDSDTDAGYFDDFTNDADMAKYADVFKRQDKLHAMVTDSASGAALVGFTFRHRKGKTGSSGVLYNGSEHADPFATFY
- the PRP31 gene encoding U4/U6-U5 snRNP complex subunit PRP31 (Syntenic homolog of Ashbya gossypii ADR032W; Syntenic homolog of Saccharomyces cerevisiae YGR091W (PRP31)), giving the protein MSLTSDLLQDLSESEDDIVENNTAPGKIDDHGDTRTKLLQIIEKSNHPALDEEPLVDKLLAIEPEFRIWMDKNGFADLDLLNQLQPVILKEAQVIYNNITFTYADKFSELSTIISDRNQYIRVLQELEKNPKAPNLDLILSKEQCLLVSMAMKTGFRADQKIDISYTYGIIDKHLILDKLHEDIVSFISKQIRNVAPNVCALVGEHIAAKLLASTGGIKGLSEVPSCNLASIGKPKYLSHLQQVDASRVRQQGHIFSSPLVQDQVLSFQKQAVRMLCAKVSLAARVDYSQRGEVGDDSLGRKWQEEILEKLLKLQDPPNTSKIKPLPVPQENVKKKRAGRRFRKYKEKFQLSHLRQLQNRVEFGAKEQVKLDAFGEEIGLGMAIGTVVTSAVSSGNTAKVRKQMKQRVEKARQDTGVFWDLYAGPNLGQQSREAPNKNNSDVNSPKDVKNALTDSNWYFRHLK
- the GLD1 gene encoding Gld1p (Syntenic homolog of Ashbya gossypii ADR030W; Syntenic homolog of Saccharomyces cerevisiae YPR109W), whose product is MELSTYKGIQKSKLRQFREKLTEHLWLLGYTIIVLSYLKYGGNIIIFLLRCFFQSVLANPFPDHDEVVRQLLFTGNVHSVPGSSLEDGRSGTGSNSDANNDEQQRTARAAGMAIDVIVNMQRALFHGVFTLNWLIVIVWILFPTDYESKIENFKYDGYPALLNTPSPYNNDNFLIQGEWRGTWFFQFIGESIPTSNITGNIMAIVYQFMIFAAQFTLYVLTCVHFSPLRKSQLSEEDEHLLMDNDSYENGNINIITLNPGEALKFVHNQDSSQQTDRRNVSPSFLV
- the RPC40 gene encoding DNA-directed RNA polymerase core subunit RPC40 (Syntenic homolog of Ashbya gossypii ADR031C; Syntenic homolog of Saccharomyces cerevisiae YPR110C (RPC40)); the protein is MSNIVGIEYNRVTNTTTTEFPGFSRDQSFAWDIEEFKKNADIRISHLDEREANFDLIHFDTSIANAFRRIMISEVPSVAPEYVYIFNNTSVIQDEVLSHRIGLVPLKVDPDMLTWVDKSLPEAERFTDENTIVMSLNVKCTHNPDAPKDSTDPTKLYRNAHIYARDLKFEPQGKQLETFAKCPVVPADPNILLAKLRPGQEISLRIHCILGIGGDHAKFSPVCTASYRLMPHINILEPITGDDAKKFVQCFPKGVADINENGEAYIKDARKDTVSREVLRHPEFENKVKLGRVRDHFIFNVESAGAMTPEEIFFKSVRILKNKAQYLKNCPIAQ